From Lytechinus variegatus isolate NC3 chromosome 16, Lvar_3.0, whole genome shotgun sequence, the proteins below share one genomic window:
- the LOC121430138 gene encoding dnaJ homolog subfamily C member 3-like has translation MMAKRRDMFNLHNFLSSIPVLLVTLSLHYDDGEAKSEAEAKKYMETGNTLLAAGQLADALAQYNSAIDNDPKNYMAYYKRAAVYLAQGRSKLALPDLKKSMTLKQDFTPALINHGNVLFKQGHLAKAREDYAAVLKFDPSNKEAEKQLGMTRTVEERIAIGDKQFQSNQLEQALDAYSKVLMYLPWNADMHRKRAKVYTGLGELYKAIDDLRSVTKLVPDSTEIYLEMSRTHDSMGDLDMALEDIRECLKLDPDHKECFPLYKLLKKIRRFLDAAENYIRDGRYDEAIEKLKASIEAAGKGGIYELRANARICHAYRMSQNLPEAKKMCSLVLKDDPENIDVLIDRAETYIQDEMYEEAVSDYQKAKEIDDVQRTQEGLDRAQKLLKQSKKRDYYKILGVRRNAVKKDILKAYRQLAMQWHPDKHEEGEQKSKAEKMFMDIADAKEVLTDPEMREKFDAGEDPLDPEQQQQRNQGFHHGHPFGFNPFGSGGGGGFNFKFKFN, from the exons ATGATGGCGAAACGAAGGGATATGTTCAATCTGCACAACTTTTTAAGCTCGATTCCAGTTCTCTTGGTGACTTTGTCTCTTCATTATGATG ATGGAGAAGCCAAATCAGAAGCAGAGGCCAAGAAATACATGGAGACCGGAAACACTTTGTTAGCAGCTGGTCAGCTTGCTGATGCACTGGCCCAATACAATTCTGCAATAG ACAATGATCCTAAAAACTACATGGCATACTACAAGAGAGCTGCTGTTTACCTGGCCCAAGGAAGGTCCAAACTGGCTCTACCAGACTTGAAGAAGAGCATGACTCTCAAGCAGGACTTCACTCCCGCTCTCATCAACCATGGCAACGTACTATTTAAGCAGGGACATCTTGCTAAAGCTAGGGAAGATTATGCTGCCGTG TTGAAATTTGATCCATCTAATAAAGAGGCTGAGAAGCAGCTTGGAATGACCCGCACCGTTGAGGAGAGAATAGCAATAGGAGACAAACAATTCCAATCAAATCAACTAGAACAAGCATTAGATGCATACTCAAAGGTTCTTATG TATTTACCCTGGAATGCAGATATGCACAGGAAACGGGCAAAAGTCTATACAGGGTTAGGAGAGTTATACAAGGCCATTGATGATCTGAGATCTGTAACTAAACTGGTTCCAGACAGCACAGAAATCTATCTAGAAATGAGTAGAACGCATGACAGTATGGGAGATCTAGATATGGCCTTAGA AGATATACGAGAATGTTTGAAACTGGATCCCGATCACAAGGAATGCTTCCCTCTTTACAAGCTGCTCAAGAAAATCAGAAGATTTTTGGATGCTGCTGAAAATTATATCCGTGATGGAAG ATATGATGAGGCTATAGAAAAATTAAAAGCATCGATAGAGGCTGCTGGTAAAGGAGGTATTTATGAACTCAGGGCAAATGCAAGGATATGTCACGCATATAGAATG AGCCAAAATTTACCTGAAGCAAAAAAGATGTGTTCACTGGTTTTAAAAGACGATCCAGAAAATATAGATGTACTTATAGATAGAGCTGAAACTTATATCCAAGACGAAATGTATGAAGAAG CTGTAAGTGATTACCAAAAAGCCAAAGAAATAGACGATGTCCAGAGAACACAAGAAGGATTAGATAGAGCGCAGAAACTTTTAAAACAATCCAAGAAAAGGGATTACTACAAAATTTTAGGTGTCAGAAG AAATGCTGTCAAAAAGGACATATTGAAAGCATATCGACAATTAGCTATGCAATGGCATCCAGACAAACACGAAGAAGGGGAACAAAAATCCAAAGCAGAGAAAATGTTCATGGACATCGCCGATGCCAAAGAAGTCCTTACAGACCCAG AAATGAGGGAAAAGTTTGATGCAGGTGAGGACCCTTTGGACCCCGAGCAACAGCAGCAGAGAAACCAAGGCTTTCATCACGGGCATCCATTCGGTTTCAATCCCTTTGGtagcggcggcggtggcggtttcaacttcaagttcaagttcaactAG